From a single Paenibacillus sp. FSL R5-0345 genomic region:
- a CDS encoding Dps family protein, with product MAKASNKVNTTSLEQILNRQVANLNVLYVKIHNFHWYVKGEQFFSLHVKFEDLYNEVTLQMDEVAERLLSIKGSPAATMKEYLELATIQEATGKEDTRGMVQSLIEDFATISEELTEGIELAEEIKDQPTSDMFIKIRGDLEKHQWMLRSYLS from the coding sequence ATGGCTAAAGCATCTAATAAAGTAAACACAACTTCACTGGAACAAATTTTGAACCGTCAGGTTGCTAACTTAAATGTATTGTACGTTAAAATTCACAATTTTCATTGGTACGTAAAAGGAGAACAATTCTTCTCACTTCACGTGAAATTTGAGGATCTATATAATGAAGTGACCCTCCAAATGGATGAAGTTGCAGAACGTTTGCTGAGCATCAAAGGAAGTCCAGCTGCGACGATGAAAGAATATCTAGAATTGGCAACGATACAAGAAGCTACCGGTAAAGAGGATACGCGGGGAATGGTTCAGTCACTGATTGAAGACTTCGCTACCATTTCTGAAGAATTGACAGAAGGTATTGAGCTTGCCGAGGAAATTAAGGATCAGCCAACATCTGACATGTTTATAAAAATTCGTGGTGATCTTGAGAAACATCAATGGATGCTGCGTTCTTACCTTAGCTAA
- a CDS encoding methyltransferase domain-containing protein: MRIDIGCGSSKETGYLGIDRIAGPDVDIVCDISQGIPLPDNTAEFVMASRVLPYMEDLYAVMSEIHRISIHKAIVCILAPYAHSFAHMSNPAFKQKFDEYTPRYFTGSFFSLHPVQYAQQFQTIPYPCRRSIIGCYEWSYSINIHMKILFTKQKN, from the coding sequence TTGAGAATCGATATCGGCTGCGGATCCAGTAAAGAAACAGGTTATCTCGGGATCGATCGTATCGCGGGTCCCGATGTGGATATTGTCTGTGACATTAGCCAAGGCATCCCTTTGCCGGACAATACCGCCGAGTTTGTAATGGCTAGTCGTGTATTACCCTATATGGAGGATTTATACGCGGTTATGTCGGAAATTCACAGAATTAGCATCCACAAAGCCATTGTTTGTATTCTGGCTCCTTATGCCCACAGCTTTGCCCATATGTCCAATCCTGCCTTCAAGCAAAAGTTTGATGAATATACTCCGCGTTATTTTACAGGGTCTTTTTTCAGCCTCCATCCGGTCCAGTATGCCCAGCAATTCCAGACTATCCCATACCCGTGCCGCCGTTCGATTATCGGTTGCTACGAATGGAGCTATTCTATCAATATCCATATGAAGATCCTCTTTACGAAACAGAAGAACTAG
- a CDS encoding IS3 family transposase (programmed frameshift) produces the protein MEQKKYTALEKLTVLQEIERGDIGLKAAARKYGLSKNSIVKWRQRYQLYGYEGLEVRSHNRTYSAELKLHAVKDYLEGGLSQNQIICKYKIASSTQLANWIRKYNGHSNSLTAHSGGSKAMTKGRVTTWQERIDIVLYCLSNGEDYTKAASHFHVSYQQIYSWVKKYEAGGEEALRDGRGRTKAPEELTEAARHKLAMQKLEYENARLRAEKCFSKKVRGTRKEETLRTIRQENIYLAIQAVQQEQSCSIRLMCDIVGISRSSYYKWLNRKPSSRETENEKLTEAMLLLYEKVERTFGYRQLTLHLRRQMNKSINAKRVYRLMRRQGIQSVIRRKRKKYVGSTPQQVAENVLNRNFEAEAPNQKWVTDVTEFKYGKGKKAYLSAIKDLYDNSIVAYVLGHSNNNSLVFNTLELALQAAPESRTLLHSDRGFQYTSLHFKKMLDDSQLKQSMSRVGCCIDNGPMESFWGTMKCEKYHLHTYQTFEELQTDIDTYIHFYNNERLQAKLNGLSPIEFRTKAA, from the exons ATGGAACAAAAGAAGTATACGGCACTCGAAAAATTAACGGTTCTCCAAGAAATTGAACGGGGCGACATTGGTTTGAAAGCTGCGGCCCGAAAGTATGGATTATCCAAAAACTCTATAGTGAAGTGGCGGCAACGTTATCAATTGTATGGGTACGAAGGGCTGGAAGTTCGAAGCCACAACCGTACGTATTCCGCAGAACTTAAACTCCATGCCGTTAAGGATTATCTCGAGGGAGGATTGTCACAAAACCAAATCATCTGCAAGTATAAGATTGCAAGTTCAACCCAACTCGCCAACTGGATTAGGAAGTATAATGGTCATAGCAACAGCTTAACAGCTCATTCAGGAGGATCTAAAGCTATGACCAAAGGACGCGTAACCACTTGGCAGGAACGGATAGATATCGTGCTGTACTGCCTTTCGAACGGAGAAGACTACACGAAGGCGGCAAGCCATTTCCACGTGTCTTACCAACAAATATATAGCTGGGTAAAGAAGTACGAAGCAGGCGGTGAAGAGGCGTTACGTGACGGCAGAGGACGTACTAAAGCGCCCGAAGAACTTACGGAAGCAGCTCGCCACAAACTCGCGATGCAAAAGCTGGAGTACGAGAATGCACGCCTGCGTGCGGAGA AATGCTTTTCTAAAAAAGTTAGAGGAACTCGAAAGGAGGAGACGTTAAGAACCATTCGCCAGGAGAACATCTACCTGGCCATTCAAGCCGTTCAACAGGAACAGTCTTGCTCCATTCGACTTATGTGTGACATCGTAGGGATTTCACGGTCAAGTTACTATAAATGGTTGAATCGCAAACCTAGTTCCCGAGAGACCGAAAACGAGAAACTGACAGAGGCTATGCTTCTCTTGTATGAGAAGGTGGAACGAACCTTTGGGTATCGTCAATTGACCCTGCATTTGCGCAGACAAATGAACAAATCTATTAACGCAAAACGAGTATACCGACTCATGAGACGCCAAGGTATCCAGTCTGTCATCCGCAGAAAGAGAAAGAAGTATGTAGGCTCCACGCCTCAGCAGGTCGCGGAGAATGTGCTAAACCGTAATTTTGAGGCGGAAGCTCCAAACCAAAAATGGGTAACGGATGTAACTGAATTCAAATACGGCAAGGGTAAGAAGGCGTATTTAAGTGCAATAAAAGATCTGTATGACAATTCCATTGTTGCTTACGTTCTGGGCCATTCCAATAATAATTCGCTAGTTTTTAACACGCTGGAATTAGCATTACAGGCAGCGCCGGAGAGCCGAACCTTACTCCATAGCGACCGCGGTTTCCAGTATACCTCTCTGCATTTTAAGAAGATGCTGGACGATTCACAACTGAAGCAAAGCATGTCCCGAGTAGGCTGTTGCATTGACAATGGGCCGATGGAATCCTTCTGGGGAACAATGAAATGTGAGAAGTACCACTTACATACCTACCAGACCTTTGAAGAACTCCAAACAGATATTGATACCTACATTCACTTTTACAATAACGAACGGTTACAGGCAAAATTAAACGGCCTCAGTCCCATTGAATTTAGGACTAAGGCCGCTTAA
- a CDS encoding YunC family protein has product MVTMEPITVGEHTLIGVEVKLPKTTLLSISTSRGYIMCGALDVGLLNEKLSDRQIIAARAVGVRTLSQLLAAPLESVTLEAERLGIVPGMTGADALLLMI; this is encoded by the coding sequence TTGGTTACCATGGAGCCTATTACCGTAGGTGAACATACGCTGATCGGAGTAGAGGTTAAGCTTCCGAAAACAACGCTGCTCTCAATCAGCACAAGCCGAGGTTATATAATGTGTGGTGCGCTGGATGTTGGCCTGCTCAATGAGAAGCTCAGTGATCGGCAAATTATCGCAGCCCGGGCAGTTGGTGTACGAACACTGTCACAGCTGTTAGCTGCCCCATTGGAGTCTGTAACCTTAGAAGCGGAGCGTTTAGGTATCGTACCAGGCATGACAGGTGCGGATGCATTGCTTCTTATGATCTGA
- a CDS encoding DUF7507 domain-containing protein, with amino-acid sequence MRIIPLVVRATINATGAITFTGNTLGLSRSDTVGVPGTLDSIGGFTTVNTSSVFGTYPNGTTSLYTSNSSSAILVLPSGSTVLYAELIWGGTYINGTVNLSAAINNPVSLITPAGSTFSITPDATTSNTVDLGGGASAYVRSANVTSIISQGGAGTYTTGGVVGTIVIPSDSTANHAGWTLGVIYQNTSLPFRNMSLRAGAILVQATSAPVSTTITGFATPITGALGGRALFSAQEGDANRSGDQALFGPTSATLVALSGPNNFANNFFASQINNDLGNLNTTGTFGTRNQTNGNPGTNIIGGRQGCDITNVDVSARLVNNQSSAILQLTTSGDAYVLNGNAIQVDINAPKINVTKSANVSGPIVGDTVTYTVTVSNTGTASAASVVLSDALPTGSAFVTGSVVVAGVSKPTFDITAGISLGSLALSTSITVTYQAKVTSLPSPQNIANTANAAFTFQSVAGGPIMTGVIPSNTVTLPVYSPILNIVKTANTANATVGDQITYTLQITNTGNIGAVTTLTDNIPSGSSYIAGSFTVNGAPVAGNPATGIAIGTIAAGGSSTVQFRVVVNSLPSPPQLVDQASAAYTFQVPDGRIIAGSATSNTLSIPVRLPNVAVVKSAGFADVAVGDTLLYISVITNNGIEAVNNVILTDTIPTGTSLVSGSVTVAGTSQPSANPGTGITVGSIAAGSSVTVTFQVNVISLPSPAQLLNKSTASYSSGAFTGISLSNTTTTPVYQPIIQIVKSSNTASATVGGNILYTLNVQNSGNIGAVVTLTDNIPSGATFVSGSVTVNGVARPTDSPLTGINLGTVALGTVVPVTFLVTVQSLPSPPVLNNLASSSYTYQLPSGRSLSGTSQSNTVSIPVSAPNVTLSKTASVAAVAVGENLTYTIILSNTSSVAVNNVVVSDPIPTGGTFVAGSVIVGGSSVPAANPGTGISIGSIPAGSSTTVSFRVNVSSLPNPAQFSNRASASFSSGAFTGSSLSNTVLTPVYQPIISMIKSANTAQAFVGGSLSYSILISNTGNIAATLLLTDTLPPQAVFETNSVIIGGTPLPGYNPATGIPVGPLAPGDSVSVSFLVTITALPPSQMLLNSASATYSFTLPDGRQLGGNVVSNTLSVPVSAPNVKVVKSVNASTAVTGDVLTFTSVLTNNSIASVSNIILSDPLPENVTFISGTVIVGGIAQPFAVPSAGIPIGSLSPGATATVTFEVRITMPIPSQINNQSSVSFTSGVFSGSSSSNITSTPVIQPQISLVKSAVDGDGDFDALVVGDTVIYTVVVSNTGNLAANVTLTDNIPAGTVFNPNSVIVGGMPQPGAAPDTGIAVGSVAPGTSVPVSFSVNIVSLPSPQQISNQASASFTFTPPDGRPLSGTAVSNTVTLQVSAPNIVVVKSSNSTSVAIGDTVTYNVNITNNGLEAVNSVLLNDPTPAGAAFVTGSVSVNGVPFPNLSPSSGISIGTLGPGASALVAYSVTVTSIPPTATLINKASVTFTSGVFSGSTFSNTVTIPVYQPNISVVKTASTNNATTGDAVSYTLTVSNTGNYPASLIVTDNIPAGTTFVTNSVLINGLPLAQADPSTGIPAGVIPPGGTTAVVFTVNITSLPNPQQLVNQGTVAYSFTLPDGRTLGGSVLSNTITIPVSSPNLAVVKSTPTTSTTVGDTITYTVTITNNGIEAVNNAVFTDALPAGTTFVSGSVLVDGVPRTGVSPSTGVTLGSIAPGVTVTVAFTVNTVSLPPSGLLNNQSTVSFTSGVLSNVAFSNIVSTPIYLPILAAAKSSNSVHATVGDTITYTINVTNTGNYGALATLSDTIPSGTTFVPNSVLIQGAPAPGADPAAGIPLGVISAGATLSVMFSVLITTLPASQQLINQASVAFAYTLPDGRTFNSSINSNTSTISVSSPNVIVTKSSPATDAVVGDTIIYNLTVTNSGIANISNVNISDPIPAGSSFIAGSVLVDGIPHLNANPANGISLGTIAPGITVNISFSTIVNVLPNPATLTDQASVSFTSGAFSGSSFSNTIVIPVYQPIIVVVKGADRTAATVGDTITYSLNVTNTGNLIANVVITDTIPSGAIFVPNSVLVNGVPQPGSDPSTGLNIGAVAPGSTVTVTITLQVTVASLPSPQQLVNQASATFSFTPPDGRLLTGTSLSNVLIIPVSSPDVSVVKSTTSIDAVVGDIITYTIVVTNLGISPVNNVIMVDPIPAGSQFVTGSITVDGTPRPNGSPASGIAIGTIAAGASSTITFQVKVVAL; translated from the coding sequence GTGAGAATCATTCCACTAGTCGTACGGGCAACGATCAATGCGACCGGTGCTATCACATTTACGGGCAACACACTAGGACTTAGTCGCTCTGATACAGTCGGAGTGCCAGGGACACTGGACAGCATCGGCGGTTTTACCACTGTTAACACTTCATCCGTATTTGGCACCTATCCTAATGGAACTACTAGTCTTTATACAAGCAACAGTTCATCAGCCATATTAGTCCTACCGTCAGGTAGCACTGTACTATATGCAGAGCTCATTTGGGGCGGTACCTATATTAATGGAACGGTGAATCTCAGTGCGGCTATAAACAACCCAGTCTCTTTGATTACTCCAGCCGGAAGTACATTCAGCATAACTCCCGATGCAACTACAAGTAATACTGTCGATTTGGGAGGTGGTGCTTCCGCATATGTACGTTCTGCCAATGTCACCAGTATTATTTCGCAAGGCGGCGCCGGAACCTACACCACTGGCGGTGTAGTTGGCACGATCGTTATTCCTAGTGATTCCACAGCTAACCATGCGGGCTGGACACTGGGTGTAATCTATCAAAATACATCCTTGCCCTTCCGTAATATGTCCTTACGGGCAGGTGCAATACTTGTACAGGCAACTTCAGCACCCGTCTCTACGACAATAACAGGCTTTGCAACTCCAATTACAGGCGCACTTGGAGGTAGGGCCCTATTTAGCGCGCAGGAAGGTGATGCGAATCGTTCGGGAGACCAGGCATTGTTCGGTCCTACCTCAGCTACTCTCGTAGCTCTATCAGGACCCAATAACTTTGCCAACAACTTCTTCGCTTCACAGATTAACAATGATCTAGGTAATCTCAATACAACCGGAACATTCGGAACGCGCAATCAGACGAATGGGAATCCAGGAACTAACATCATCGGTGGTCGACAAGGTTGTGATATTACCAATGTTGACGTGTCGGCCAGATTAGTAAATAACCAGTCTTCAGCGATCTTACAATTAACTACCTCTGGCGATGCTTATGTACTCAATGGAAATGCTATACAAGTCGATATCAATGCACCCAAAATAAACGTTACTAAAAGTGCCAATGTGTCCGGACCTATAGTTGGTGATACAGTAACTTATACAGTAACTGTCAGTAACACTGGTACAGCGAGTGCAGCTAGCGTCGTCTTATCAGATGCGCTGCCTACAGGATCAGCCTTTGTCACCGGAAGTGTTGTAGTGGCCGGCGTATCGAAGCCCACCTTTGATATTACAGCAGGGATCTCTTTGGGGTCATTAGCCTTGAGCACTTCAATAACGGTTACATATCAAGCCAAAGTCACTTCATTACCAAGTCCACAAAATATAGCTAATACCGCCAATGCTGCTTTTACGTTTCAAAGCGTAGCTGGCGGTCCTATCATGACGGGGGTCATTCCATCTAATACAGTAACTTTACCGGTATATTCCCCCATTCTTAACATTGTAAAAACTGCCAATACTGCAAATGCGACGGTCGGCGATCAGATCACCTACACTCTTCAAATCACCAACACTGGAAATATCGGTGCTGTAACAACCCTTACCGACAATATTCCTTCAGGAAGCTCATATATTGCGGGTAGCTTTACCGTCAATGGAGCACCTGTCGCTGGAAATCCTGCTACAGGTATTGCTATTGGAACGATAGCTGCTGGCGGAAGCTCTACCGTCCAATTCCGCGTAGTGGTGAACAGTCTTCCTTCTCCACCGCAACTGGTCGATCAAGCGAGCGCCGCTTATACCTTTCAAGTTCCAGATGGGCGAATTATAGCTGGATCAGCCACATCCAATACATTGTCTATTCCAGTTAGACTCCCCAATGTTGCCGTGGTCAAAAGCGCAGGATTTGCTGATGTCGCTGTTGGCGACACACTCCTTTATATTTCCGTAATCACCAACAACGGGATCGAAGCAGTTAATAACGTTATCCTTACTGATACCATTCCCACAGGGACTTCACTGGTTTCAGGAAGTGTTACAGTTGCGGGGACGTCACAACCCTCTGCAAATCCAGGTACAGGTATTACTGTTGGTTCAATCGCTGCAGGAAGTTCAGTTACCGTCACCTTTCAGGTCAATGTTATCTCGTTACCTAGTCCAGCACAGCTATTAAACAAGTCTACAGCGTCCTACAGTTCAGGAGCCTTTACTGGTATTTCGCTGTCCAACACGACTACGACTCCGGTATATCAACCCATCATTCAAATTGTTAAAAGCTCGAACACCGCTAGCGCAACAGTAGGCGGCAATATTCTTTATACATTAAATGTTCAGAACTCCGGAAATATCGGGGCTGTTGTAACCTTAACCGACAATATTCCCTCAGGGGCTACCTTTGTATCGGGTAGTGTAACTGTAAACGGAGTCGCACGACCTACAGATTCTCCTCTTACAGGTATTAATCTAGGTACAGTAGCCTTAGGAACTGTTGTGCCGGTAACATTTCTGGTCACTGTCCAATCTCTGCCTTCACCACCTGTTCTGAACAATCTAGCCAGCAGCAGTTACACCTACCAATTACCAAGCGGTAGATCCTTATCCGGAACTAGCCAATCAAACACTGTCAGCATCCCTGTCTCTGCTCCAAACGTTACGTTAAGTAAAACCGCAAGCGTTGCAGCTGTCGCTGTCGGAGAGAATCTGACATACACAATCATATTGTCCAACACAAGTAGCGTAGCTGTGAATAACGTCGTAGTCTCTGACCCTATTCCTACTGGAGGCACTTTTGTAGCAGGCAGCGTTATTGTTGGCGGTTCATCGGTACCAGCCGCTAATCCAGGTACAGGAATATCTATCGGTAGTATTCCGGCAGGCAGCTCTACAACCGTCTCTTTTAGAGTGAACGTATCTTCTTTACCAAATCCAGCGCAGTTTTCAAATAGAGCTAGTGCCTCTTTCTCATCCGGTGCCTTCACCGGTTCTTCACTTTCGAATACGGTATTAACACCTGTGTATCAACCTATTATCAGTATGATCAAAAGCGCGAATACAGCTCAGGCATTCGTTGGGGGATCCTTATCTTATTCAATTCTCATCAGCAATACCGGGAATATTGCAGCCACATTACTATTAACTGATACACTTCCACCCCAAGCTGTATTCGAAACGAACAGTGTAATTATTGGTGGAACCCCTCTTCCCGGATATAATCCAGCAACGGGCATTCCAGTTGGACCACTGGCACCAGGTGACAGCGTATCGGTGAGCTTTTTGGTCACGATAACAGCGTTACCTCCTTCACAGATGTTGCTAAACTCCGCTTCAGCAACGTATAGCTTCACCCTTCCTGATGGGCGTCAACTCGGAGGAAATGTAGTGTCGAATACACTCTCTGTTCCTGTTTCTGCGCCTAACGTCAAAGTTGTAAAAAGCGTGAACGCTTCTACTGCCGTTACAGGTGATGTTTTGACATTCACCTCTGTATTGACGAACAACAGTATTGCTTCAGTAAGTAACATCATTCTCAGTGATCCTTTACCTGAGAATGTAACCTTTATTTCCGGAACCGTAATTGTAGGCGGCATTGCTCAGCCGTTTGCAGTTCCGTCCGCCGGCATTCCAATCGGTAGTCTGAGCCCAGGCGCGACAGCTACCGTAACATTCGAGGTGAGGATAACAATGCCGATACCATCACAGATTAATAATCAGTCATCCGTCAGTTTTACATCCGGTGTATTCTCCGGTTCTTCTTCATCTAATATTACTAGCACTCCAGTCATTCAACCCCAAATCTCCTTAGTCAAAAGTGCCGTAGATGGAGACGGTGATTTCGATGCGCTAGTTGTAGGCGATACAGTCATCTACACAGTGGTAGTAAGTAATACAGGTAATCTTGCTGCAAATGTAACCTTAACTGATAACATTCCAGCTGGGACTGTTTTTAACCCTAACAGTGTAATTGTAGGGGGTATGCCGCAACCAGGTGCAGCACCCGATACCGGCATCGCTGTAGGAAGTGTCGCACCGGGAACCAGTGTCCCTGTTAGCTTCTCAGTTAACATTGTTTCCCTGCCTTCACCACAACAAATCAGTAATCAAGCTTCTGCGAGCTTTACCTTTACCCCTCCTGACGGTAGACCTTTAAGCGGAACTGCTGTATCTAATACAGTCACACTGCAAGTCTCAGCTCCTAATATCGTCGTTGTCAAAAGCTCAAACTCAACTTCCGTAGCGATCGGAGATACGGTCACTTATAACGTAAATATTACAAATAACGGTTTAGAAGCTGTTAATAGCGTATTACTTAATGATCCAACACCAGCAGGTGCTGCTTTTGTAACGGGTAGCGTATCCGTGAACGGAGTGCCTTTTCCAAACCTGAGCCCTTCTTCCGGAATTTCTATTGGTACCTTGGGACCTGGAGCGTCAGCGCTGGTTGCATACAGTGTTACTGTAACTTCTATTCCTCCCACAGCTACACTCATCAATAAAGCATCCGTAACCTTTACATCAGGTGTTTTTTCCGGCTCCACTTTTTCCAATACCGTTACCATCCCTGTGTACCAGCCGAACATCTCTGTTGTCAAAACAGCTAGTACAAATAACGCTACAACAGGTGACGCTGTCAGTTACACCCTGACCGTTAGTAACACGGGAAATTACCCGGCAAGTTTGATTGTTACTGACAACATACCAGCTGGCACTACCTTCGTTACGAACAGTGTGCTTATTAATGGACTCCCCTTAGCACAAGCAGATCCATCTACGGGGATTCCTGCCGGAGTTATTCCTCCAGGTGGTACAACAGCAGTAGTGTTCACAGTAAATATCACCTCATTGCCAAACCCACAACAACTGGTCAATCAGGGTACGGTAGCGTATAGCTTCACGCTTCCGGATGGGCGTACACTTGGCGGTTCTGTCCTATCTAATACGATTACTATCCCCGTCTCTTCTCCTAATTTGGCAGTAGTGAAATCCACACCAACTACATCAACTACAGTGGGAGACACGATTACCTATACGGTTACGATTACCAATAACGGAATTGAAGCGGTGAATAATGCCGTTTTCACGGATGCCCTTCCTGCAGGTACTACATTTGTATCAGGAAGCGTGCTAGTAGATGGAGTGCCTCGTACGGGGGTTAGTCCTTCCACAGGGGTAACCTTAGGCAGTATAGCACCCGGTGTAACCGTAACTGTAGCCTTCACAGTGAACACAGTCTCATTGCCACCTTCAGGCTTACTAAATAACCAATCAACAGTTAGCTTCACCTCAGGGGTACTCTCTAATGTAGCTTTTTCAAATATTGTATCAACACCTATTTATTTACCTATTCTAGCCGCAGCGAAAAGCTCAAATTCAGTTCATGCGACCGTCGGTGATACCATTACCTACACAATTAACGTAACCAATACAGGTAATTACGGGGCTTTGGCTACGCTGAGTGATACTATTCCTTCTGGGACGACATTTGTGCCTAACAGCGTACTTATTCAAGGCGCCCCGGCTCCGGGAGCGGATCCTGCAGCTGGCATACCACTCGGCGTGATATCCGCAGGTGCAACACTTTCTGTCATGTTCTCAGTACTCATTACAACACTGCCGGCAAGCCAGCAGCTAATTAACCAAGCATCCGTTGCCTTTGCTTACACCTTACCTGATGGCCGGACATTTAACAGCTCGATCAATTCCAACACGTCGACTATTTCAGTATCCTCACCGAATGTTATTGTAACTAAGTCATCACCAGCTACAGATGCCGTTGTAGGCGATACTATTATCTACAACCTGACAGTTACCAATAGTGGAATAGCCAATATCAGCAATGTAAACATCAGTGATCCCATACCGGCGGGCTCTTCGTTTATCGCTGGCAGTGTGCTCGTTGATGGTATCCCACACCTTAATGCCAACCCTGCGAATGGTATCTCATTGGGCACAATTGCACCGGGCATTACGGTCAATATCTCGTTTAGCACTATCGTCAATGTACTGCCTAATCCTGCAACGCTAACTGATCAAGCATCCGTCAGCTTCACATCTGGAGCCTTCTCGGGATCCTCCTTCTCTAATACGATTGTTATTCCGGTATATCAGCCTATCATTGTAGTTGTCAAAGGGGCAGACAGAACCGCCGCAACTGTCGGAGATACGATTACTTACTCCTTGAATGTGACGAATACTGGTAACCTCATAGCAAATGTAGTCATAACTGACACGATTCCTAGCGGGGCTATCTTCGTTCCAAACAGCGTGCTCGTTAATGGTGTGCCACAACCAGGCTCCGACCCGTCTACTGGATTAAATATTGGAGCAGTTGCTCCGGGAAGCACAGTAACAGTGACCATAACCCTGCAGGTTACAGTAGCCTCCCTCCCGTCACCGCAGCAGTTAGTCAATCAGGCTTCAGCAACTTTCTCATTTACACCACCAGATGGTCGTCTGCTCACCGGAACTTCTCTTTCAAATGTCCTAATAATCCCTGTCTCTTCTCCGGATGTAAGTGTCGTTAAGAGCACTACTTCTATTGATGCTGTTGTCGGCGATATCATCACCTATACGATTGTTGTTACCAATTTAGGGATTTCACCAGTCAATAACGTCATCATGGTTGACCCTATCCCAGCAGGCAGCCAGTTTGTAACCGGCAGCATCACTGTAGACGGAACCCCACGACCTAATGGCAGCCCGGCTTCCGGTATAGCCATCGGCACTATTGCTGCCGGTGCTTCTTCAACCATCACCTTCCAGGTTAAGGTAGTAGCGTTATGA
- the sufC gene encoding Fe-S cluster assembly ATPase SufC, with amino-acid sequence MAADFVIEGLKATIEGKEILKGINLQMKGGEIHAIMGPNGTGKSTLASALMGHPKYEVTEGTATLEGEDLLEMAVDERARAGLFLAMQYPSEISGVTNSDFLRSAINARREEGSEISLIRFIRLMEAKMKELDMNPEFLHRYLNEGFSGGEKKRNEILQMMMLDPKIVILDEIDSGLDIDALKIVAEGVNSMRSEDRGFLVITHYQRLLNYIKPDFVHVMMQGRIVKSGGPELAQRLEAEGYEWIKEELGIEDETVGQEA; translated from the coding sequence ATGGCAGCAGATTTTGTCATTGAGGGACTTAAAGCGACGATTGAGGGAAAAGAGATTTTGAAGGGGATTAACCTTCAAATGAAAGGTGGCGAAATTCACGCCATTATGGGACCAAACGGTACAGGTAAAAGTACCTTGGCATCCGCACTTATGGGTCACCCTAAATATGAAGTAACTGAAGGAACGGCAACACTTGAAGGTGAAGACCTTCTGGAGATGGCGGTTGATGAACGCGCACGTGCAGGTCTATTCCTTGCTATGCAGTATCCGAGTGAAATTTCCGGGGTAACGAACTCCGATTTCTTGCGCTCTGCCATTAATGCCCGTCGTGAAGAGGGAAGCGAAATCTCTTTGATTCGTTTTATCCGTCTTATGGAAGCGAAGATGAAGGAACTGGACATGAATCCTGAGTTTCTACACCGTTACCTGAACGAAGGCTTCTCCGGTGGTGAGAAGAAACGTAACGAAATTCTTCAAATGATGATGCTAGATCCAAAAATCGTGATTCTGGACGAAATTGACTCTGGTCTTGATATTGATGCTTTGAAAATTGTAGCTGAAGGCGTAAACTCCATGCGGAGTGAAGATCGCGGCTTCCTAGTTATTACCCACTATCAACGTCTCTTGAACTACATCAAACCTGATTTTGTACATGTTATGATGCAGGGCAGAATTGTGAAATCCGGCGGTCCTGAGCTTGCACAACGTCTGGAAGCTGAAGGCTATGAGTGGATTAAAGAGGAACTTGGAATTGAAGACGAAACAGTAGGGCAAGAAGCGTAA
- a CDS encoding DUF423 domain-containing protein, translated as MQRKLMAWGALLAMLAVGIGAFGAHLLKSRITEDYMKVYETGVQYHMIHALGVILIALIVGQWGESTRLRWAGRLLIAGTILFSGSLYVLSISGIKVLGAITPIGGVCFIMGWLFLALEAFSRKTTL; from the coding sequence ATGCAACGGAAATTGATGGCCTGGGGGGCTTTGCTAGCTATGCTGGCAGTAGGAATAGGTGCTTTCGGAGCTCATTTACTAAAGTCAAGGATCACTGAAGATTATATGAAGGTATATGAGACCGGTGTGCAATACCACATGATACATGCACTTGGTGTGATTCTAATTGCACTGATTGTAGGGCAATGGGGAGAAAGCACCCGGTTACGCTGGGCAGGACGTCTGTTAATAGCAGGAACTATTTTGTTCTCAGGTAGCTTGTATGTTCTGAGTATCTCAGGGATTAAAGTGCTTGGAGCGATTACACCTATTGGTGGCGTATGCTTTATTATGGGTTGGTTATTCCTAGCCCTAGAGGCATTCTCCCGTAAAACTACGCTCTAG